The Saccharomonospora cyanea NA-134 genome includes a region encoding these proteins:
- the recO gene encoding DNA repair protein RecO, with translation MSLYRDTGVVLRVHKLGEADRIITLLTRRHGKVRAVAKGVRRTTSRFGARLEPFGHVDVQLYTGRTLDVITQVETVDAFALPIVGDYQRYTAASAIAETADRLTAEEGEPVLKLYLLVVGALRALAEGQRDASLVLDAFLLRSMAFAGWAPAITECARCGRRGPHAAFNIQAGGSLCAQCRVPGSVHPAPEVLVLLDALLHGDWDTAEGSVQGVRRDVSGLVAAHLQWHLERQLRSLPFVERRAREAPIVDTLGSDSVSGETEVTSAAQGTRSRESAHGATGA, from the coding sequence GTGAGTCTGTATCGGGACACGGGAGTGGTGCTGCGGGTCCACAAGCTCGGTGAGGCCGACCGCATCATCACCCTGCTCACCCGGCGGCACGGCAAGGTCCGTGCCGTGGCCAAGGGGGTCCGGCGCACCACGTCCCGGTTCGGTGCGCGGCTGGAACCGTTCGGTCACGTCGACGTGCAGCTCTACACGGGCCGCACGCTCGACGTCATCACCCAGGTCGAGACGGTCGACGCGTTCGCGTTGCCCATCGTCGGCGACTACCAGCGTTACACGGCCGCCAGCGCCATCGCCGAGACCGCCGACCGGCTCACCGCCGAGGAGGGCGAGCCGGTACTGAAGCTGTACCTGCTCGTGGTCGGGGCGTTGCGGGCGTTGGCGGAAGGGCAGCGGGACGCGTCGCTGGTGCTCGACGCGTTCCTGCTGCGGTCGATGGCGTTCGCGGGCTGGGCTCCGGCGATCACCGAGTGCGCACGCTGCGGCAGGCGCGGACCCCACGCCGCGTTCAACATCCAGGCGGGCGGTTCGCTGTGCGCGCAGTGCCGTGTGCCCGGTTCGGTGCATCCGGCACCCGAGGTCCTCGTACTGCTCGACGCGTTGCTGCACGGCGACTGGGACACCGCCGAGGGCAGTGTCCAGGGTGTGCGGCGTGACGTGAGCGGCCTCGTCGCGGCGCATCTCCAGTGGCACCTGGAGCGGCAGTTGCGGTCGCTGCCGTTCGTGGAACGCCGTGCCCGTGAGGCACCGATCGTGGACACGTTAGGGTCGGACTCGGTGTCCGGCGAGACGGAGGTAACGAGTGCGGCGCAGGGGACGCGAAGCCGCGAGAGCGCACATGGAGCTACGGGAGCCTGA
- a CDS encoding isoprenyl transferase produces MRRRGREAARAHMELREPDPHPSGARPPSIPPELVPNHVALVMDGNGRWANQRGLPRIEGHKRGEAVMIDVASGAVELGVKWLSVYAFSTENWKRSPDEVRFLMGFNRDTIRRQVDYLGSIGVRIRWAGRTPRLWRSVIKELKDAEEKTRHNTRLNMTMCVNYGGRAELGDAARRIAQLAAEGKINPDKVDDRMLAKYLYQPEMPDVDLFLRPSGELRTSNFLLWQSAYAEFVFQDTLFPDFDRRKLWEACLEYAKRDRRFGAAVDAAAAAAAGGGPA; encoded by the coding sequence GTGCGGCGCAGGGGACGCGAAGCCGCGAGAGCGCACATGGAGCTACGGGAGCCTGATCCGCACCCGTCGGGCGCGCGGCCGCCGAGCATCCCGCCCGAGTTGGTCCCGAACCACGTCGCCCTGGTGATGGACGGCAACGGCCGGTGGGCCAACCAGCGCGGGCTGCCCCGCATCGAGGGGCACAAACGCGGCGAGGCCGTGATGATCGACGTGGCCAGCGGCGCCGTGGAGCTGGGTGTGAAGTGGCTGTCGGTGTACGCGTTCTCCACGGAGAACTGGAAGCGCAGCCCCGATGAGGTGCGCTTCCTCATGGGCTTCAACCGCGACACGATCCGCAGGCAGGTGGACTACCTGGGATCCATCGGGGTGCGCATCCGCTGGGCGGGCCGTACGCCGAGGTTGTGGCGCAGCGTCATCAAGGAGCTGAAGGACGCCGAGGAGAAGACCCGGCACAACACGCGGCTCAACATGACGATGTGCGTGAACTACGGCGGGCGTGCCGAACTCGGTGACGCGGCACGGCGGATCGCGCAGCTCGCGGCCGAAGGCAAGATCAACCCGGACAAGGTGGACGATCGCATGCTCGCGAAGTACCTCTACCAGCCGGAGATGCCGGACGTCGACCTGTTCCTGCGTCCCTCCGGGGAACTGCGGACCTCCAACTTCCTGCTGTGGCAGTCGGCCTACGCCGAGTTCGTGTTCCAGGACACGCTGTTCCCGGACTTCGACCGCAGGAAGCTGTGGGAGGCGTGCCTGGAGTACGCCAAGCGGGACCGCCGGTTCGGTGCCGCCGTCGACGCCGCCGCTGCCGCGGCCGCAGGGGGTGGTCCGGCGTGA
- a CDS encoding YbjN domain-containing protein, whose translation MSSEAADTAELLTSARQALERFLDVRVDDDGTLTFSHADVPCVVQAMRLADGLSVLSLTCVVAWDLPDEPALAADVAERAGQGLFGTLGIVHTERGMDLTLRYAFPAQGLDDTALGTLLMLVVSTASQVRSELVKA comes from the coding sequence GTGAGTTCGGAGGCCGCCGACACCGCCGAGTTGCTGACATCGGCCCGCCAGGCGCTCGAACGGTTCCTCGACGTTCGCGTCGACGACGACGGGACGCTGACCTTCTCACACGCCGACGTGCCGTGCGTGGTGCAGGCCATGCGGTTGGCCGACGGGCTGTCGGTGCTGAGCCTGACGTGCGTGGTCGCGTGGGACCTGCCCGACGAGCCCGCGCTCGCGGCGGACGTCGCGGAGCGCGCCGGTCAGGGCCTGTTCGGCACACTCGGCATCGTCCACACCGAGCGCGGTATGGACCTCACCCTGCGCTACGCCTTCCCCGCGCAGGGACTCGACGACACCGCGCTGGGCACGCTGCTGATGCTCGTGGTGTCCACCGCCTCCCAGGTGCGTTCCGAGCTCGTGAAGGCATGA
- a CDS encoding permease, translating to MSESTAAPVEPNRRRPVTSIEVLCAVLLVAIVGQSWLVSVLDVPVLRTASTVFVAVCVQALPFLALGVLISGALAAFVPARALRAVLPRRQSAAVGVAGLSGVALPGCECASVPVARRLIGQGVAPAAALTFLLAAPAVNPVVIVATAVAFPGEPGMVVARFVASLATSVVMGLLWIRWGRTEWIAERVWRRMPDSGGNRWARFAETARADLVDAGGFLVLGALVSAVLGVLVPPSWFAALSDDVVLGVVVMAVLAVVLSLCSEADAFVVASLAPVPLLPKLVFLVVGPAVDLKLFALQAGTFGRAFAVRFAPATFVVAVGCAVLAGTLLLGEG from the coding sequence ATGAGCGAGAGCACCGCGGCGCCGGTCGAGCCGAACAGGCGCAGGCCGGTCACCTCGATCGAGGTGCTCTGTGCCGTGCTGCTCGTGGCGATCGTCGGGCAGTCGTGGCTGGTGTCCGTTCTGGACGTTCCCGTGCTGCGCACCGCGTCCACGGTCTTCGTGGCCGTGTGTGTGCAGGCGCTGCCGTTCCTGGCGCTCGGTGTGCTGATCAGCGGTGCGCTGGCCGCCTTCGTGCCGGCTCGCGCGCTGCGAGCCGTGCTGCCGCGCAGGCAGTCCGCCGCGGTGGGGGTGGCGGGACTGTCCGGTGTGGCGCTGCCGGGCTGCGAGTGCGCGTCGGTGCCCGTGGCGAGGCGGCTGATCGGCCAGGGTGTCGCGCCCGCGGCGGCGTTGACGTTCCTGCTCGCCGCGCCTGCCGTCAACCCGGTCGTGATCGTGGCGACGGCGGTGGCCTTCCCCGGGGAACCCGGCATGGTGGTGGCGCGGTTCGTGGCGTCGCTGGCCACGTCGGTGGTGATGGGTCTGTTGTGGATTCGGTGGGGCCGGACGGAGTGGATCGCCGAGCGGGTGTGGCGGCGGATGCCCGATTCCGGCGGCAACCGCTGGGCGAGGTTCGCCGAGACCGCGCGCGCCGATCTCGTGGACGCCGGCGGGTTCCTCGTACTCGGGGCACTGGTGTCGGCGGTGCTCGGGGTGCTGGTGCCGCCGTCGTGGTTCGCGGCGTTGTCGGACGACGTCGTGCTGGGTGTCGTGGTGATGGCGGTGCTCGCGGTGGTGTTGTCGCTGTGCAGTGAGGCCGACGCGTTCGTGGTCGCCTCGCTGGCGCCGGTGCCGTTGCTGCCGAAGCTCGTGTTCCTGGTGGTGGGGCCCGCTGTGGATCTCAAGTTGTTCGCGCTGCAGGCGGGCACGTTCGGCCGGGCGTTCGCGGTGCGCTTCGCGCCCGCCACGTTCGTGGTCGCGGTGGGCTGTGCCGTGCTGGCGGGGACGCTGTTGCTGGGGGAGGGCTGA
- a CDS encoding TIGR03943 family putative permease subunit — protein MRRETQNVLLVLLGGALLKIGLSGDYLRYVKPSHQPWLLGAAAVMLALGTVAIVRDVVAARRAAVVDHTGHHHDARSAWLLVLPVLAVFLVAPPALGADSVKRDAAAGAVQGARQPESPFPPLPAGDVVPLTVTEFVTRAGWDAANSLTGRTVSLTGFVVHESGDTMLARMVIGCCAADASPVLVRLVGDVAETLGETPEDTWLAVTGTVVPGTATRETGFRPDLTVHTVREVNEPADPYEY, from the coding sequence ATGCGGCGCGAGACGCAGAACGTGCTGCTGGTGTTGCTCGGCGGGGCGTTGCTGAAGATCGGGCTGAGCGGTGACTACCTGCGCTACGTCAAACCGTCGCACCAGCCGTGGCTGCTCGGCGCCGCGGCCGTGATGCTGGCACTGGGAACCGTCGCGATCGTCCGTGACGTGGTGGCCGCGCGCCGCGCGGCGGTGGTCGACCACACGGGGCACCATCACGACGCGCGGTCGGCGTGGTTGCTGGTGCTGCCGGTGCTGGCCGTGTTCCTGGTCGCGCCGCCCGCACTGGGCGCGGACTCGGTGAAGCGCGACGCGGCGGCCGGGGCGGTGCAGGGCGCGCGGCAACCGGAGTCGCCGTTCCCGCCGCTGCCCGCCGGGGACGTGGTGCCGCTGACGGTGACCGAGTTCGTGACGCGCGCCGGATGGGACGCGGCGAACAGCCTCACGGGCCGCACGGTGTCGTTGACGGGATTCGTGGTCCACGAGAGCGGCGACACGATGCTCGCCCGCATGGTGATCGGATGCTGCGCCGCGGACGCGTCCCCGGTACTCGTGCGCCTGGTGGGTGATGTCGCCGAGACCTTGGGTGAGACGCCGGAGGACACGTGGCTCGCCGTCACCGGCACCGTCGTACCGGGCACGGCGACACGGGAAACCGGGTTCCGCCCCGACCTCACCGTGCATACCGTGCGCGAGGTGAACGAACCCGCTGACCCGTACGAGTACTGA
- a CDS encoding Fur family transcriptional regulator gives MSTIETRGRAPLPGRRATKQRAAVVDLLAEVDDFRSAQELHDELRKRGEGIGLTTVYRTLQSLSEAGEIDVLRTDSGEALYRQCSAHHHHHLVCRHCGYTVEVEGPAVERWAERIALGNGFSDINHTVEITGTCSTCAAKK, from the coding sequence ATGAGCACCATCGAGACCCGCGGTCGGGCCCCGCTTCCGGGACGCAGGGCGACCAAGCAGCGCGCCGCGGTCGTCGACCTCCTCGCCGAGGTCGACGACTTCCGTTCGGCTCAGGAACTGCACGACGAACTGCGCAAACGCGGTGAGGGCATCGGCCTGACCACCGTCTACCGCACGTTGCAGTCGCTGTCCGAGGCAGGCGAGATCGACGTGTTGCGCACCGACTCGGGGGAGGCGCTGTATCGGCAGTGCTCGGCCCACCATCACCATCACCTGGTGTGCCGTCACTGCGGCTACACCGTCGAGGTGGAGGGCCCGGCGGTGGAGCGCTGGGCCGAGCGCATCGCCCTTGGCAACGGGTTCTCCGACATAAACCACACGGTGGAGATCACCGGCACGTGCTCCACGTGCGCGGCGAAGAAGTAG
- a CDS encoding ArsR/SmtB family transcription factor: MATAGSDAARSPAPDPVDVGEQQEHSATRRPPAVAAPPPAATLTDAGELLRALAAPVRIAIVLQLRHGPRCVHELVDALDVTQPLISQHLRVLKAAGVVQGERRGREVVYHLVDDHLAHIVVDAVAHVQEDAQPV; this comes from the coding sequence ATGGCGACGGCGGGTTCCGACGCGGCGCGTTCTCCGGCGCCCGACCCCGTTGACGTGGGTGAACAGCAGGAGCACTCCGCCACGAGACGGCCACCGGCCGTCGCCGCGCCCCCACCGGCGGCGACCCTCACCGATGCGGGTGAACTCCTGCGTGCGCTCGCCGCGCCGGTGCGCATCGCGATCGTGCTGCAACTACGGCACGGCCCTCGCTGCGTGCACGAACTCGTGGACGCACTCGACGTGACCCAGCCCCTCATCAGCCAGCATCTCCGGGTACTGAAGGCCGCCGGTGTGGTACAGGGTGAGCGACGAGGTCGCGAAGTGGTGTACCACTTGGTGGACGACCATCTCGCACACATCGTCGTCGACGCCGTCGCACACGTGCAGGAGGACGCGCAGCCGGTATGA
- a CDS encoding class F sortase, with translation MTSWWRSPVWQRRTATALGVLAVLAVTAGTAVLRSAPSARPSEPGAVAPAPAVPEVTARVPGTAETEPPREPRAAPPRPGPQPPNSVRLPGGATSTLVRTELTADGTLPIPGGVDRAAWWGAGFGDDRGAALVAGHVDWYGRSGPFTSLFRLEAGDEVTVRDAAGRTWTYRVASATTLHKSRLARYAPELFAQDGPHRLLLVTCGGDYLGGTGGYSDNHIVTAKLVSGR, from the coding sequence GTGACCTCCTGGTGGCGCTCGCCGGTGTGGCAGCGCAGGACGGCGACCGCGCTCGGGGTGCTGGCGGTGCTCGCCGTGACGGCGGGGACAGCGGTGTTGCGCAGCGCACCGAGTGCGCGGCCGAGCGAGCCCGGCGCCGTCGCCCCCGCCCCGGCCGTTCCCGAGGTGACGGCCAGGGTTCCGGGCACGGCGGAAACCGAACCCCCGCGCGAGCCCCGCGCCGCCCCACCGCGCCCGGGCCCGCAGCCGCCCAACAGTGTCCGCCTTCCGGGCGGAGCCACCTCCACGCTCGTGCGCACGGAACTGACCGCCGACGGCACGCTGCCGATTCCCGGCGGAGTCGACCGCGCGGCCTGGTGGGGGGCCGGATTCGGCGACGACCGTGGTGCCGCGCTCGTCGCCGGGCACGTCGACTGGTACGGCCGTTCGGGGCCGTTCACCAGCCTGTTCCGGCTGGAGGCCGGTGACGAGGTGACCGTCCGCGACGCGGCGGGCCGGACGTGGACCTACCGCGTCGCCTCGGCGACGACCCTGCACAAGAGCAGGCTGGCCCGGTACGCGCCGGAACTGTTCGCCCAGGACGGGCCGCACCGACTGCTGCTCGTCACGTGCGGCGGTGACTACCTCGGTGGTACGGGCGGCTACTCGGACAACCACATCGTCACCGCGAAGCTGGTCAGTGGGCGCTGA
- a CDS encoding glycine--tRNA ligase, producing MPANTIETVVNLCKRRGFVFPSGEIYGGTRSAWDYGPLGVELKDNIKRQWWKTMVQNREDVVGLDSSVILPRQVWVASGHVGAFHDPLVECLSCHRRFRADQLAEEYSERTGTETSEDDLSEVPCPNCGNRGQYTEPREFNMMLKTHLGPVESEEGMHYLRPETAQGIFVNFLNVQTTSRKKPPFGIGQIGKSFRNEITPGNFIFRTREFEQMEMEFFVEPGEDEKWHQYWIDERMEWYVDLGIRRDNLRLYEHPKEKLSHYSKRTVDIEYRFGFSSGQEWGELEGVANRTDFDLTTHSNHSGVDLSYFDQASGQRYRPFVIEPAAGVGRPMMAFLVDAYTEDEVPNAKGGVDKRTVLKLDPRLAPYKVAVLPLSRNADLTPKARDIAAALRKHWNTDFDDAQSIGKRYRRQEEIGTPYCVTVDFDTLDDHAVTVRERDSMAQERIAIDKLESYLAARLIGC from the coding sequence GTGCCCGCCAACACCATTGAGACCGTCGTCAACCTGTGCAAGCGCCGTGGCTTCGTCTTCCCCTCGGGGGAGATCTACGGCGGTACCCGGTCGGCGTGGGACTACGGACCGCTCGGCGTCGAGCTGAAGGACAACATCAAGCGCCAGTGGTGGAAGACCATGGTGCAGAACCGCGAGGACGTGGTCGGCCTCGACTCGTCGGTGATCCTGCCGCGTCAGGTGTGGGTGGCCTCGGGTCACGTGGGCGCGTTCCACGACCCGCTGGTGGAGTGCCTGTCCTGTCACCGGAGGTTCCGCGCCGACCAGCTCGCCGAGGAGTACTCCGAGCGCACCGGCACGGAGACCTCCGAGGACGACCTGTCCGAGGTGCCGTGCCCGAACTGCGGCAACCGCGGCCAGTACACCGAGCCGCGCGAGTTCAACATGATGCTGAAGACCCACCTAGGCCCGGTCGAGTCGGAGGAGGGGATGCACTACCTCCGCCCGGAGACCGCGCAGGGCATCTTCGTCAACTTCCTCAACGTGCAGACGACCTCGCGCAAGAAGCCGCCGTTCGGCATCGGCCAGATCGGCAAGTCGTTCCGCAACGAGATCACGCCCGGAAACTTCATCTTCCGCACCCGCGAGTTCGAGCAGATGGAGATGGAGTTCTTCGTCGAGCCCGGCGAGGACGAGAAGTGGCACCAGTACTGGATCGACGAGCGCATGGAGTGGTACGTCGACCTGGGTATCCGGCGGGACAACCTGCGGCTCTACGAGCACCCGAAGGAGAAGCTGTCGCACTACTCGAAGCGCACGGTCGACATCGAGTACCGCTTCGGGTTCTCGTCCGGGCAGGAGTGGGGTGAGCTGGAGGGTGTCGCCAACCGCACGGACTTCGACCTCACCACCCACTCGAACCACTCGGGTGTGGACCTGTCGTACTTCGACCAGGCTTCCGGCCAGCGCTACCGGCCGTTCGTGATCGAACCGGCCGCGGGTGTCGGCCGTCCGATGATGGCGTTCCTCGTCGACGCCTACACCGAGGACGAGGTGCCCAACGCCAAGGGCGGTGTGGACAAGCGGACCGTGCTCAAGCTGGACCCGAGGCTGGCGCCGTACAAGGTGGCGGTGCTGCCGCTGTCGCGCAACGCCGACCTGACGCCGAAGGCCCGCGACATCGCCGCCGCGCTGCGCAAGCACTGGAACACCGACTTCGACGACGCGCAGTCGATCGGCAAGCGCTACCGCAGGCAGGAGGAGATCGGCACGCCGTACTGCGTGACGGTCGACTTCGACACCCTCGACGACCACGCCGTCACTGTGCGGGAACGCGACTCGATGGCGCAGGAGCGGATCGCGATCGACAAGCTGGAGTCGTACCTCGCGGCCCGGTTGATCGGCTGCTGA
- a CDS encoding YdcF family protein, which translates to MRAVVRKWLARTVAGIVLVGLLIVGGTAFRVWHVARADERPRVDAIVVLGAAQYNGRPSEIFQARLAHARELYAQGVAGTIVTTGGMRAGDAYTEAQAGANWLRGQGVPAEALVPVGEGNDTLRSVRAAAEVIKSRGWSDVVIVSDPWHSLRAGIMTEDAGLTVWTSPTHSGPIVQTRSTQVRYILRETAALLYYRVSKNPADHVDLGL; encoded by the coding sequence GTGCGGGCCGTGGTGAGGAAGTGGCTCGCGAGGACGGTCGCCGGGATCGTCCTCGTCGGGCTGCTGATCGTGGGGGGAACGGCCTTTCGCGTGTGGCACGTCGCGCGGGCCGACGAACGGCCGAGGGTGGACGCCATCGTCGTGCTGGGTGCGGCCCAGTACAACGGCAGACCCTCGGAGATCTTCCAGGCACGTCTCGCGCATGCCCGTGAGCTCTACGCGCAGGGGGTCGCCGGGACGATCGTCACCACCGGCGGTATGCGCGCCGGGGACGCCTACACCGAGGCGCAGGCGGGCGCGAACTGGCTGCGTGGCCAGGGGGTTCCCGCGGAGGCGCTGGTACCCGTCGGCGAGGGCAACGACACCCTGCGCTCGGTGCGGGCGGCCGCCGAAGTGATCAAGAGCCGGGGCTGGAGCGACGTCGTGATCGTGAGCGATCCGTGGCACTCGCTGCGGGCGGGCATCATGACGGAGGACGCGGGCCTGACGGTGTGGACGTCACCCACGCACTCCGGCCCGATCGTCCAGACCCGCAGCACGCAGGTCCGCTACATCCTGCGGGAGACCGCGGCACTGCTGTACTACCGGGTGTCGAAGAACCCGGCGGACCACGTGGATCTCGGACTGTAG
- a CDS encoding bifunctional o-acetylhomoserine/o-acetylserine sulfhydrylase produces the protein MTDGWSFETKQIHAGAQPDPATGARATPIYQTTSYVFRDTQHGADLFSLAEPGNIYTRIMNPTQDVLEQRVAALEGGVAALAFASGSAATTAAVLNLAGAGDHVVVSPALYGGTYNLFRHTLPKLGIEVTFLSDQDDLDEWRSAAKPNTKLFFAETLANPGSNVLDIRGVADVAHEIGVPLVVDNTIPTPFLLRPIEHGADVVVHSATKYLGGHGTTVAGVLVDGGTFDFGAQPERFPGFNEPDPSYNGLKFWEALGPGAFAAKARVQLLRDTGAAIAPLNAFLILQGIETLSLRMERHVSNAKALAEWLEQRDEVERVYYASLPSSPHHEAAQKYLPQGAGAVLSFELRGGVEAGRAFVDGTELHSQLVNIGDVRSLIVHPASTTHSQLTPQEQLAGGVTPGLVRLAVGLEGLEDLQADLEAGFRAAKAAL, from the coding sequence GTGACCGACGGATGGTCGTTCGAGACCAAGCAGATCCACGCGGGAGCGCAGCCCGACCCGGCCACCGGCGCGCGCGCCACGCCGATCTACCAGACGACCTCCTACGTCTTCCGGGACACCCAGCACGGCGCCGACCTGTTCAGCCTCGCCGAGCCGGGCAACATCTACACGCGGATCATGAACCCCACCCAGGACGTCCTGGAGCAGCGGGTCGCCGCGTTGGAAGGTGGCGTTGCCGCGCTGGCGTTCGCCTCGGGCTCGGCGGCCACCACCGCGGCGGTGCTGAACCTCGCCGGCGCGGGTGACCACGTCGTGGTGAGCCCCGCCCTGTACGGCGGCACGTACAACCTGTTCCGGCACACCTTGCCCAAGCTCGGCATCGAGGTCACGTTCCTCTCCGACCAGGACGACCTCGACGAGTGGCGTTCGGCGGCCAAGCCGAACACGAAGCTGTTCTTCGCGGAGACACTCGCCAACCCCGGCAGCAACGTCCTGGACATCCGTGGCGTGGCCGACGTGGCGCACGAGATCGGTGTGCCGCTGGTGGTGGACAACACCATCCCGACGCCGTTCCTGCTGCGGCCGATCGAGCACGGCGCGGACGTCGTGGTGCACTCGGCCACCAAGTACCTCGGCGGGCACGGCACCACGGTCGCGGGTGTGCTGGTGGACGGCGGAACCTTCGACTTCGGCGCGCAGCCGGAGCGGTTCCCCGGCTTCAACGAGCCCGACCCCAGCTACAACGGTCTCAAGTTCTGGGAGGCCCTCGGGCCGGGCGCGTTCGCGGCCAAGGCGCGTGTGCAGCTGCTGCGTGACACGGGCGCGGCCATCGCCCCGCTGAACGCCTTTCTGATCCTGCAGGGCATCGAGACGTTGTCGCTGCGCATGGAGCGGCACGTCTCCAACGCCAAGGCCCTGGCGGAGTGGCTGGAGCAGCGCGACGAGGTGGAGAGGGTCTACTACGCGAGCCTGCCGTCGAGCCCCCACCACGAGGCGGCGCAGAAGTACCTTCCCCAGGGTGCGGGCGCGGTGCTGTCGTTCGAGCTGCGTGGTGGGGTCGAGGCCGGGCGCGCGTTCGTGGACGGCACCGAGCTGCACAGCCAGCTCGTCAACATCGGTGACGTGCGCAGCCTGATCGTGCACCCCGCCAGCACCACGCACAGCCAGCTCACCCCGCAGGAGCAGCTCGCGGGTGGTGTGACGCCGGGACTGGTGCGGCTGGCGGTGGGTCTGGAGGGTCTCGAGGACCTGCAGGCCGACCTGGAGGCCGGGTTCCGGGCGGCGAAGGCCGCTCTGTGA
- the metX gene encoding homoserine O-acetyltransferase MetX, translating into MSSSGSTGLPPATGAWRAGDPPGRRQWFRPEAVLRLESGQELPGVEIAYETWGTLNADASNAVLIEHALTGDSHAAGDIEPGHPSPGWWDGLIGPGKALDTDELFVVVPNVLGGCQGSTGPASPAEDGRYWGSRFPRITVRDQVAVEVALADALGVERWAAVLGGSMGGMRALEWAVMEPSRVRALMVLASPAASSADQIAWSAPQLHAILADPNWKGGDYHAGGPGEGPHLGLGVARRIAHATYRSAEELNERFGRSPQGEGDPRFAVESYLDHHADKLVRRFDAASYVLLTRSMNGHDVGRGRGGVGEALSRVTARTIAVGVDSDRLYPPGQVRELADGIPTARYAEISSPYGHDSFLVETEQVATLVKELLGD; encoded by the coding sequence GTGAGCTCGTCGGGTAGTACCGGTCTCCCGCCTGCCACCGGCGCGTGGCGGGCGGGAGACCCGCCCGGGCGCAGGCAGTGGTTCCGGCCCGAGGCCGTGCTGCGACTGGAGTCGGGGCAGGAGCTGCCCGGCGTCGAGATCGCGTACGAGACGTGGGGGACGCTCAACGCCGACGCGTCGAACGCGGTGCTGATCGAACACGCGTTGACGGGTGACAGCCACGCGGCGGGGGACATCGAGCCCGGTCATCCGAGCCCGGGCTGGTGGGACGGCCTGATCGGGCCCGGTAAGGCGCTGGACACGGACGAGTTGTTCGTGGTGGTGCCCAACGTGCTCGGGGGGTGTCAGGGTTCGACGGGCCCCGCCTCGCCCGCTGAGGACGGCAGGTACTGGGGGAGCCGGTTTCCCCGGATCACCGTCCGCGACCAGGTGGCCGTGGAGGTCGCGCTGGCGGACGCGCTGGGCGTCGAACGGTGGGCCGCGGTGCTCGGCGGGTCGATGGGCGGGATGCGCGCGCTGGAGTGGGCGGTCATGGAACCCTCGCGCGTGCGGGCGTTGATGGTGCTGGCGAGTCCCGCCGCGTCGTCGGCGGACCAGATCGCGTGGTCGGCGCCGCAGCTCCACGCCATCCTCGCCGACCCGAACTGGAAGGGCGGCGACTACCACGCGGGCGGGCCCGGTGAGGGGCCGCACCTCGGCCTGGGTGTGGCGCGGCGGATCGCCCACGCCACCTACCGCAGTGCCGAGGAGCTCAACGAACGGTTCGGCCGCAGCCCCCAGGGTGAGGGGGACCCCCGGTTCGCCGTCGAGTCCTATCTGGACCACCACGCGGACAAGCTCGTCCGGCGGTTCGACGCGGCGAGTTACGTGCTGCTGACCCGCTCGATGAACGGACACGACGTCGGACGCGGCCGTGGGGGAGTCGGCGAGGCCCTGTCGCGGGTGACGGCCCGGACGATCGCGGTGGGCGTCGACTCCGACCGGCTGTACCCGCCGGGGCAGGTGCGGGAGCTGGCCGACGGCATTCCCACCGCCCGCTACGCCGAGATCTCCTCGCCGTACGGGCACGACTCGTTCCTCGTCGAGACCGAGCAGGTGGCGACGCTGGTCAAGGAGCTGCTGGGGGACTGA
- a CDS encoding type II toxin-antitoxin system VapC family toxin, which yields MRRQATPNGTLVLDGEGLAKVVARDRELTAWLGVAHADDFRVVTSAATLVEVMHPRTNRQALDWTLSRLVVEPVTAEIGRRAASLLAEAGLHGHKYAIDAMVAATALASPRPVTVLTSDPDDFSVLVESRHVTVVKV from the coding sequence GTGAGGCGGCAGGCGACACCCAACGGCACGCTCGTCCTGGACGGCGAAGGCCTCGCCAAGGTCGTCGCGCGTGACCGGGAGCTGACCGCGTGGCTCGGCGTGGCGCACGCCGACGACTTTCGAGTCGTCACCAGTGCGGCCACGCTCGTGGAGGTCATGCACCCTCGGACCAACCGGCAAGCCCTCGACTGGACCTTGTCGCGGCTCGTGGTCGAGCCGGTGACGGCCGAGATCGGAAGGCGGGCGGCGAGTCTTCTGGCGGAGGCGGGACTCCACGGGCACAAGTACGCCATCGACGCGATGGTGGCCGCGACCGCGTTGGCCTCCCCAAGGCCGGTAACCGTGCTGACGTCGGACCCCGACGACTTTTCGGTCTTGGTCGAGAGTCGTCACGTGACCGTGGTGAAAGTCTGA